A single genomic interval of Bacillota bacterium harbors:
- a CDS encoding DUF3395 domain-containing protein encodes MTRAMKVLWTSLFVCALFVSMSQADSLEEGFRNPPNSAKPHTWWHWVNDNIAKEGITADLEAMKRVGVGGAQIFNVDVGVPSGGVTFMSDRWREMIRHAVKEANRLGLELCIHNCAGWSSSGGPWVKPEHAMLIVVTRAVQVQGPQRFSEQLPQPERRAGFYRDIAVLAFPTPTGNLRIHNLRGKAAYERQDGIQPVAESGASAESVVPAEKVWNLTALLDADGRLTWDVPEGDWTILRIGYTPTGKDNHPATPEGRGLEVDKLSKEALDAFWNDGMMATVLRDIGALAGKTLNNALVDSYEVGSQNWTPRFREEFYRRRGYDLLPFLPVFAGYVVGSPEISERFLWDVRQTVSEMFVENYYGHFSELCRKHGLLFSTEPYGNGTFDDLAAGGRADIPMGEFWIGGGAHETAKLAASAAHIYGRTIVGAEAFTATPELGRWQNDPYSMKALGDHIFCLGVNRFIFHRYAHQPWLNVKPGMTMGPWGFHFERTNTWWEPGRAWLKYLARCQYLLQQGRFVADIAIYVGEHQPISAPFRPDLRAKGYDYDCLNKEVLLRATVRNGRIVLPSGMTYRVLVLPDSRFMTPRVLRKVAELVRAGAVVIGPKPEKSPSLSRYPQCDQEVRRLADEVWGNCDGVKVKEHAYGKGKVVWGKSVEQVLAGMRVPPDFEASPGTRIDFIHRVVGDTDLYFVSNQRYRTEDLECTFRVAGKVPELWYPDTGKTEPALVYRVVGGRTVVPLRLDPAGSVFVVFRKRLSPTLHFATVQAPGVGKTARPSQLVIRRAVYEAVDGAGSADVTARLQAMVRNGTLSVNVNNITMGGDPTPFHYKRLRVEYTLDGKEYSIIVNENADLDIPARETAGAIPAYSVRLLPNARVELLAWRAGDYTLRLPSGKTIRVRNDRSAQVMPVTGKWTVRFPKGRGAPEKVVFDRLISWTEHPHPGVRYFSGTARYEKALQIPPSWIVPNQRLYLSLGEVKNLCEVWLNGKYLGILWKPPFRVDITDVVRPGLNRLEVHVTNLWVNRLIGDEQYPDDCEWQGSQLKAFPHWFVEGKPRPVPQRLTFTTWKHWQKDDPLRPSGLLGEVEVYAVRSHTIRAQ; translated from the coding sequence ATGACGCGCGCCATGAAGGTTTTGTGGACCTCCCTCTTTGTGTGTGCTCTGTTTGTGAGTATGAGCCAGGCGGATTCGCTCGAGGAGGGCTTCCGCAACCCTCCCAACTCCGCGAAACCGCATACCTGGTGGCACTGGGTGAATGATAATATCGCCAAAGAAGGTATCACCGCCGACCTGGAGGCGATGAAGCGCGTGGGCGTCGGCGGAGCGCAGATATTCAACGTGGATGTGGGTGTGCCTTCCGGCGGCGTGACCTTCATGAGCGACCGCTGGCGCGAGATGATACGACACGCCGTGAAAGAGGCGAACCGGCTCGGACTGGAGCTGTGCATCCACAACTGCGCCGGATGGTCGAGTAGCGGCGGTCCGTGGGTCAAGCCCGAGCACGCGATGCTGATTGTGGTCACGCGGGCAGTGCAGGTGCAGGGACCGCAACGCTTTTCCGAGCAGCTACCTCAACCGGAAAGAAGAGCGGGGTTCTACCGCGATATCGCCGTGCTTGCCTTCCCCACCCCCACAGGCAACCTGCGCATCCACAACCTGCGCGGCAAAGCGGCATACGAGCGACAGGACGGCATCCAGCCGGTTGCTGAATCCGGTGCCTCTGCCGAGAGCGTCGTTCCCGCTGAAAAGGTGTGGAATCTCACTGCCTTGCTGGACGCAGACGGAAGGCTGACGTGGGATGTACCGGAAGGCGACTGGACCATCCTGCGCATCGGCTACACGCCCACCGGCAAGGATAACCACCCCGCCACACCGGAAGGACGGGGACTGGAGGTAGACAAGCTCAGCAAGGAAGCACTGGACGCGTTCTGGAACGACGGCATGATGGCGACGGTGCTGCGCGACATCGGGGCGCTGGCGGGTAAAACGTTGAACAATGCGCTGGTGGACAGCTACGAAGTCGGCAGCCAGAACTGGACGCCCCGCTTCCGTGAGGAGTTCTACCGTCGGCGGGGCTATGACCTGCTGCCTTTCCTGCCGGTGTTCGCGGGATACGTGGTGGGTTCACCGGAAATCTCCGAGCGATTCCTGTGGGATGTACGCCAGACCGTGTCGGAGATGTTCGTGGAAAACTACTACGGGCACTTTTCCGAGCTGTGCCGCAAGCACGGATTGCTTTTCTCCACCGAACCGTACGGCAACGGCACGTTCGACGACCTTGCCGCCGGCGGACGTGCCGACATCCCCATGGGCGAGTTCTGGATAGGCGGCGGCGCACACGAAACCGCCAAGCTCGCTGCTTCCGCCGCGCACATCTACGGCAGGACAATCGTCGGGGCGGAGGCTTTCACCGCCACCCCCGAGCTGGGCAGGTGGCAGAACGACCCCTACTCCATGAAAGCTCTGGGCGACCATATCTTCTGCCTGGGCGTCAACCGTTTCATCTTCCATCGCTACGCACACCAGCCATGGCTGAACGTCAAGCCCGGCATGACGATGGGTCCCTGGGGCTTTCACTTTGAGCGCACCAACACCTGGTGGGAGCCGGGCAGAGCGTGGCTGAAATACCTTGCCCGCTGCCAGTATCTGCTGCAGCAGGGGCGGTTCGTGGCGGACATCGCGATATACGTGGGCGAACACCAGCCGATTTCCGCACCCTTCCGACCCGATTTGCGGGCGAAAGGCTACGACTACGACTGCCTGAACAAAGAGGTGTTGCTGAGAGCAACGGTGCGCAACGGAAGAATAGTCCTGCCCAGCGGGATGACCTACCGTGTGCTGGTGTTGCCCGACAGCCGCTTCATGACGCCGCGCGTGCTGCGTAAGGTGGCAGAGCTGGTGCGGGCAGGAGCGGTGGTCATCGGTCCGAAGCCCGAAAAGTCGCCCAGCTTGAGCAGATACCCGCAGTGTGACCAAGAGGTTCGCCGCCTGGCAGATGAGGTCTGGGGCAACTGCGATGGCGTGAAGGTGAAGGAACACGCTTACGGCAAGGGCAAGGTCGTCTGGGGCAAATCGGTCGAGCAGGTGCTTGCAGGGATGCGTGTTCCCCCCGACTTTGAAGCATCTCCCGGCACCCGAATCGATTTCATTCACCGCGTGGTGGGCGACACAGACCTTTACTTCGTCTCCAACCAGCGGTATCGCACGGAGGACCTGGAATGCACGTTCCGGGTGGCAGGCAAAGTGCCCGAGCTCTGGTACCCCGACACCGGCAAAACCGAGCCTGCGCTCGTTTATCGGGTGGTTGGTGGGCGCACGGTGGTTCCTCTGCGACTGGACCCGGCAGGGTCGGTGTTCGTGGTGTTCCGCAAGCGGTTGTCGCCGACCCTGCACTTTGCGACGGTACAGGCTCCGGGTGTGGGCAAGACAGCTCGCCCCTCGCAACTGGTCATCCGCAGGGCAGTATATGAGGCGGTCGACGGAGCGGGGTCTGCCGATGTCACCGCCCGTTTGCAGGCGATGGTACGCAACGGTACGCTCTCCGTGAACGTGAACAACATCACCATGGGCGGAGATCCTACCCCCTTCCACTACAAGCGCCTGCGCGTGGAGTATACGCTGGACGGCAAAGAATACAGTATCATCGTCAATGAGAACGCCGACCTCGACATCCCTGCCCGCGAAACGGCAGGCGCAATACCCGCTTACTCTGTCCGTCTCCTGCCGAATGCCAGGGTAGAGCTGCTGGCATGGCGAGCAGGAGACTACACCCTGCGCCTGCCATCCGGAAAAACCATCCGTGTCCGCAACGACAGGTCTGCACAGGTGATGCCGGTAACAGGCAAATGGACGGTGCGCTTCCCGAAGGGCCGGGGCGCGCCGGAGAAAGTGGTGTTTGACCGCCTGATTTCGTGGACGGAGCATCCGCACCCGGGCGTGCGCTACTTCTCCGGAACTGCCCGCTATGAAAAGGCGTTGCAGATACCGCCCTCATGGATTGTGCCCAACCAGCGGCTGTATCTGTCGCTGGGCGAGGTCAAAAACCTGTGCGAGGTGTGGCTGAACGGCAAGTACCTGGGCATTCTGTGGAAACCACCGTTCCGTGTGGACATTACCGACGTTGTCCGCCCGGGTCTGAACAGGCTGGAGGTACACGTAACCAACCTGTGGGTCAACCGCCTCATCGGTGACGAGCAGTACCCTGACGACTGCGAATGGCAGGGAAGCCAGCTGAAAGCCTTCCCACACTGGTTCGTGGAAGGCAAACCGCGTCCCGTGCCACAAAGGTTGACCTTCACCACCTGGAAGCACTGGCAGAAAGATGACCCCTTGCGCCCATCCGGTCTGCTGGGAGAGGTAGAGGTTTATGCCGTAAGAAGTCACACCATCAGGGCGCAATGA